In Microcoleus sp. FACHB-68, the following are encoded in one genomic region:
- a CDS encoding MFS transporter, producing MKSLKILLPKSQSTNPNPQPSMLRDRRLLLLLAAGSLTTMAGGVVAPVLPEVVQQLQLNPVLAGNLVSMHCLTIALFSPFLGILADRFSRLKVLVPSLILYAIFGVAGALMSNFWPLLATRALLGAASGGIAAASLGLLGSLYEEPERSQAIGYATSTLTLTGILFPLLGGWVGASHWQFAFYLYAIGLPLALLALFFLPEKQQQPAKGLALDGKQLGALLKRSQTWRLLVTLSLASATMYAFLIYVPQYLKQTLAAGTVVNGIVLASTAIGAAVVSALGSSRISQKWGLDRAIALGFGLMAAMLVAIAQLGTLNAILPAAVFFGVGFGLALPSLYAALANLAPSTMRSSLLAAGTGAGFLGQFLSPVFLGPVLGAGGIAAVFYAAAIVAMVAGLLLFAPSR from the coding sequence GTGAAAAGCTTGAAGATTTTACTCCCCAAATCCCAATCAACTAACCCTAACCCACAACCCTCGATGTTGCGAGATCGCCGGCTGCTGTTATTGCTGGCGGCTGGTTCTCTCACCACGATGGCCGGGGGAGTTGTTGCGCCGGTGCTGCCGGAGGTGGTGCAGCAACTTCAACTCAATCCGGTGCTAGCCGGCAATTTGGTCAGTATGCACTGCTTAACAATTGCCTTGTTTAGCCCATTCTTAGGAATTTTAGCTGATCGCTTCAGCCGGCTGAAAGTGCTGGTTCCCTCCTTGATTCTCTACGCGATATTTGGCGTTGCCGGCGCTCTAATGTCCAATTTTTGGCCCCTCTTAGCGACACGGGCGCTGTTAGGGGCAGCCAGTGGCGGCATTGCGGCGGCAAGTCTGGGCTTGCTGGGCAGTTTGTATGAAGAACCGGAACGTTCGCAAGCGATTGGCTACGCCACCAGCACTTTAACGCTTACCGGCATTTTATTCCCACTTCTAGGCGGCTGGGTGGGCGCGTCCCACTGGCAATTTGCCTTCTATCTTTACGCAATTGGGTTGCCCCTGGCGCTACTCGCCTTGTTTTTTCTGCCAGAAAAGCAGCAGCAGCCGGCCAAGGGGTTGGCGTTGGACGGCAAGCAGTTGGGCGCTTTGCTGAAACGCAGCCAGACTTGGCGGTTGTTAGTGACTCTCAGCCTTGCCTCGGCAACCATGTATGCTTTCTTGATTTATGTCCCCCAATATCTCAAACAAACTTTAGCCGCCGGCACGGTTGTTAATGGCATTGTCCTGGCATCCACCGCGATTGGTGCGGCGGTTGTTTCTGCTTTGGGAAGCAGCCGAATTTCCCAAAAATGGGGACTTGATCGGGCCATCGCCCTGGGATTTGGGCTGATGGCTGCGATGCTGGTGGCCATCGCGCAACTGGGCACCCTCAACGCAATTCTGCCGGCAGCCGTGTTTTTTGGGGTAGGGTTTGGTTTGGCCCTGCCGAGTCTTTATGCGGCTTTAGCAAATTTGGCCCCTTCAACGATGCGTTCTAGTTTGCTGGCTGCCGGCACGGGGGCCGGATTTTTGGGCCAGTTTCTTTCGCCGGTGTTTTTAGGGCCGGTGTTGGGTGCCGGTGGCATTGCGGCTGTATTTTATGCGGCGGCGATTGTTGCAATGGTGGCTGGGTTGTTACTGTTTGCTCCCAGCCGGTAA
- a CDS encoding Mpo1-like protein encodes MSYFQEAKAHFVASHQNPINQILHHITNILAIAAVILLFYDWRLTLLCLIFTQVFALGGHAFFEKNEPAFRKYPGITILASMSWSFEHWFGLRQLWAHFNRKPASR; translated from the coding sequence GTGAGCTACTTCCAAGAAGCCAAAGCACACTTTGTGGCCAGCCATCAAAATCCCATTAACCAAATCCTGCATCATATAACCAACATCCTGGCAATTGCGGCGGTGATCTTGCTATTTTATGACTGGCGTCTCACCCTTCTTTGCTTGATCTTCACCCAAGTATTTGCCTTGGGAGGTCATGCCTTTTTTGAAAAAAACGAACCTGCTTTTAGAAAATATCCCGGCATCACCATCCTCGCCTCGATGTCGTGGTCGTTTGAACACTGGTTTGGTTTACGCCAATTGTGGGCGCACTTTAACCGTAAGCCGGCTTCACGCTAG
- a CDS encoding B12-binding domain-containing radical SAM protein, translating into MRVLLLYPLFPKSFWSFEKTLELVGRKAMLPPLGLATVAAILPQEWEFKLVDRNVRAVTEAEWEWAEVVIISAMIVQKLDFIAQIEEAKRRGKLVAVGGPYPTALPKEANAAGADFLILDEGELTLPMFVEAIQKGEVSGTFRATEKPDVTSTPIPRFELLDFEAYDNMSIQFSRGCPFQCEFCDIIVLYGRKPRTKSPEQLLAELDRLYELGWRRSIFMVDDNFIGNKRNVRLLLNELKTWMIERNYPFHLNTEASIDLAQDPELMKLMVECNFNAVFLGIETPDEESLAFTKKFQNTRDPLSESVEAITRTGLRVMAGFIIGFDGEKPGAGERIVRFVEQTAIPTALFSMLQALPDTGLWHRLEKEGRLHGKTTAINQTNLMNFVPTRPIETIAREYVDAFWQLYDPMTFLNRTYRHFLMLGVPKHHAPTRPPSWVNVKALLTVCWRQGFVRHTRWQFWRNLFGIFRHNPRVWDAYLTVCAHSEHFIEYRQIVREQIEAQLAEYMASEAGAKTKIHEEARESAAA; encoded by the coding sequence ATGCGAGTTTTACTCCTCTATCCCCTATTTCCAAAAAGTTTCTGGTCATTTGAAAAAACCTTAGAACTGGTGGGGCGAAAGGCAATGCTGCCGCCATTGGGTTTGGCAACAGTTGCGGCAATTTTGCCTCAAGAATGGGAGTTTAAGTTAGTTGATCGCAATGTTCGGGCAGTAACGGAGGCGGAATGGGAATGGGCTGAAGTTGTAATTATTTCAGCCATGATTGTTCAAAAGCTAGATTTTATTGCTCAAATTGAGGAAGCAAAACGACGCGGCAAATTAGTCGCAGTGGGCGGCCCTTATCCAACGGCATTGCCAAAAGAAGCGAATGCTGCCGGTGCAGATTTTCTGATTTTAGATGAAGGCGAACTCACCCTGCCCATGTTTGTCGAGGCGATTCAAAAGGGTGAAGTTTCAGGAACTTTCCGCGCCACAGAAAAGCCTGATGTGACTTCAACGCCAATCCCGCGCTTTGAGTTGCTGGATTTTGAAGCCTACGACAATATGTCAATCCAGTTCTCTCGCGGTTGCCCGTTTCAATGCGAATTTTGTGACATTATTGTTCTCTACGGTCGCAAACCTCGGACAAAATCTCCAGAACAACTTTTAGCTGAACTTGACCGGCTTTATGAATTAGGCTGGCGACGCAGCATTTTCATGGTAGATGACAACTTTATTGGCAACAAACGCAATGTCAGATTGTTGCTAAATGAGTTGAAAACCTGGATGATAGAACGCAACTATCCCTTCCATTTAAATACTGAAGCATCCATTGATTTAGCACAAGATCCTGAACTGATGAAATTGATGGTTGAGTGCAACTTCAATGCTGTCTTTCTAGGAATTGAAACACCTGATGAAGAAAGTTTAGCGTTTACCAAAAAGTTTCAAAATACAAGAGATCCGCTTTCAGAATCTGTGGAGGCGATTACGAGAACCGGCTTGCGGGTAATGGCCGGCTTTATTATTGGTTTTGATGGCGAAAAACCAGGTGCCGGTGAGCGAATTGTCCGGTTTGTTGAGCAAACAGCAATCCCCACAGCACTGTTCAGTATGTTACAGGCATTGCCAGATACCGGACTGTGGCACCGGCTGGAAAAAGAAGGCCGGTTGCATGGCAAAACCACGGCTATCAACCAAACCAACTTAATGAACTTTGTGCCAACGCGTCCCATAGAGACAATTGCCCGTGAATATGTTGATGCGTTTTGGCAATTGTACGACCCCATGACATTTTTAAATCGCACCTATCGGCACTTTCTAATGTTAGGGGTTCCCAAGCATCACGCCCCCACAAGACCGCCAAGTTGGGTGAATGTTAAAGCACTGCTGACTGTCTGCTGGCGGCAAGGTTTTGTTCGCCATACTCGCTGGCAGTTCTGGCGCAATCTGTTTGGCATCTTCCGGCACAATCCCCGCGTGTGGGATGCCTATTTAACTGTTTGCGCCCACAGCGAACACTTTATCGAATATCGCCAGATTGTGCGCGAACAAATTGAAGCTCAACTAGCTGAATATATGGCATCTGAAGCTGGGGCTAAAACGAAGATTCATGAAGAGGCGAGAGAATCAGCAGCCGCTTAA
- a CDS encoding methyl-accepting chemotaxis protein encodes MEFKMNLKTKMLISSTIPLFLYMLMVGLVYSTANQVFKTFEEVERLQKVLILANKLETEAKAMIRNYRGYVIDNNDEFIKEYQQNLKATREAAVLLEEIVKSKEQKTRISQMLDVVKEYDNFTKKSINLINQGKQNQAIALFKTGQGTKFVNKFDEISQDFREFQQEQLEEKTAQSKNALNFLLYALIVGSLLLIILAITVALILSSGITNTINQAVSSIASSSTQIAATVEQQERTAAQQASSVYQTTTTMDELGASSRHAAQQAELSAESARQVLKLAESASAGAHQVLNRAEEGNKSVTQTLEGIYALKDNVGAIAEQIMRLSQQANQIGSITNAVTQLANQTNMLALNAAVEAVRAGEQGKGFGVVAAEIRKLADQSKISADKITVLIDEIQKAINFTVIVTDQGTRKAEEGIKLSQGTVEVFTSVTQAINDIVLNNQQVSLNAINEVVESCQQISLTSKQQAIAVQQVVEAMNAINQGASETASGISQTKIGTQKLNEAAMHLKTVV; translated from the coding sequence ATGGAATTTAAAATGAATCTAAAAACAAAAATGTTAATTAGCTCTACTATTCCTTTATTTTTGTATATGCTAATGGTTGGGTTGGTTTACTCAACAGCAAATCAAGTCTTTAAGACATTTGAAGAAGTTGAAAGACTACAAAAAGTCTTGATATTGGCTAATAAACTGGAAACAGAAGCTAAGGCAATGATCCGAAATTATAGGGGATACGTTATTGATAATAACGATGAATTCATTAAGGAATATCAACAGAATTTAAAAGCTACTCGTGAGGCAGCAGTTTTACTCGAAGAAATTGTAAAGAGTAAAGAGCAAAAAACCCGTATTTCCCAAATGCTTGATGTAGTTAAAGAGTATGATAATTTTACAAAAAAATCAATAAATCTTATTAATCAAGGAAAACAAAATCAAGCAATCGCTTTATTCAAAACAGGTCAGGGGACAAAATTTGTTAATAAATTTGATGAAATTAGTCAAGATTTTAGAGAATTCCAGCAAGAGCAACTTGAAGAAAAAACCGCACAATCAAAAAATGCTTTAAATTTTTTGCTCTATGCACTTATTGTTGGGTCATTATTGCTAATTATTTTAGCCATAACCGTTGCTTTAATCCTTTCTTCTGGAATTACGAATACGATTAATCAAGCTGTTAGTTCAATTGCCTCATCTTCAACGCAAATTGCGGCAACCGTAGAACAGCAGGAACGTACAGCAGCACAGCAAGCGAGTTCCGTCTATCAAACAACGACGACAATGGATGAGTTGGGCGCGTCATCCCGTCATGCAGCACAGCAAGCAGAATTATCAGCCGAAAGTGCGCGTCAAGTTTTAAAGCTAGCAGAATCAGCATCAGCCGGCGCACATCAAGTTTTAAACCGGGCAGAGGAAGGCAATAAATCGGTGACGCAAACCCTTGAGGGAATTTACGCACTAAAAGACAATGTCGGGGCAATTGCTGAGCAAATTATGCGCTTAAGCCAGCAGGCAAATCAGATCGGCAGTATTACGAATGCAGTTACCCAGTTAGCAAATCAAACAAATATGTTAGCACTCAACGCAGCAGTGGAAGCCGTTCGTGCTGGAGAGCAAGGTAAAGGATTTGGTGTTGTTGCCGCAGAGATTCGCAAACTCGCCGATCAAAGCAAAATCTCAGCCGATAAAATCACTGTTCTCATTGATGAGATCCAAAAAGCTATTAATTTTACTGTGATAGTGACTGATCAAGGAACGAGAAAAGCTGAGGAAGGAATTAAACTTTCTCAAGGAACTGTAGAGGTTTTTACGAGCGTGACTCAAGCCATTAATGACATTGTTTTGAACAATCAGCAAGTTTCGCTGAATGCAATTAATGAGGTGGTGGAAAGTTGCCAGCAAATTTCGCTCACTTCTAAACAGCAAGCGATTGCGGTTCAGCAAGTCGTGGAGGCAATGAATGCTATTAATCAGGGAGCTTCTGAGACAGCAAGTGGGATCAGTCAAACAAAAATTGGCACTCAAAAACTTAATGAAGCTGCCATGCATCTCAAAACAGTAGTGTAA
- a CDS encoding GH3 auxin-responsive promoter family protein yields the protein MPNFMLPILSAVAKRAKANFVRQTGKTDAVQEKSLRSVLLAHRDTELGRKYQLGEIKTIEQFRERIPILPYSSYEPLMERIAKGEQNILTAEPVVYLTLTSGSTGKKKLIPTTRQSQNIVRQATLTSMGFLIEALEWRKLRFGKLLVTNSVQRWGRTEGGIDYGPASAGVLRMDNRLYKQFFAHPYEALQVADSPARHYICLLFALRDPLMRGMVANFPMLILRTCNYLEKFAEELIQDIDKGTISSRLELEPEIRAQLEQQWSANPNRARQLREILKSEGRLTPKLAWPDISFVANARGGTSDFYFERFPTYFENTPIFGAVFSSAEGMFSIYPDVNTDGSVLAIESGFFEFIPEDQWDEEHPKTLLATEVKAGQRYRILTTNYGGFYRYDIGDVIEVVGFYETTPLIVFRYRRAGQISSTTEKTTEAHATQVMKALQQEFKIPLEDFCITLSDNDFPARYLINIELAAGYQLENPQAFLETCDRKLQEVNTHYEISRKDPIPPPRLRILAPGSFGIVRQRQIEKGIPDSQLKFPHISEDRQFLAGLVIEQEIRMSEDN from the coding sequence ATGCCAAACTTTATGTTGCCCATTCTCAGTGCAGTGGCTAAACGTGCCAAAGCAAATTTTGTTCGTCAAACCGGCAAGACGGATGCCGTGCAGGAGAAATCCTTACGATCTGTGCTGCTAGCGCATCGAGATACAGAACTTGGGCGAAAATATCAATTGGGAGAGATCAAAACTATCGAGCAATTTCGAGAGCGCATCCCAATTTTACCTTACAGCAGTTATGAACCCTTAATGGAGCGGATTGCTAAAGGTGAGCAAAATATATTAACCGCTGAACCCGTCGTTTATTTAACACTCACCAGCGGTTCCACCGGCAAGAAAAAACTAATCCCAACCACCCGCCAATCACAAAACATTGTCCGGCAGGCAACTTTAACCAGCATGGGGTTTTTAATAGAGGCGCTAGAGTGGCGAAAACTTCGGTTTGGCAAACTGTTAGTCACCAACTCCGTACAACGCTGGGGACGTACCGAAGGCGGCATTGATTATGGTCCTGCAAGTGCCGGCGTTCTGCGAATGGATAACCGGCTTTACAAACAATTTTTTGCTCACCCTTACGAAGCCCTGCAAGTTGCTGACAGTCCCGCACGCCATTATATCTGTCTGCTATTTGCTTTACGCGATCCTTTAATGCGGGGAATGGTCGCTAATTTTCCCATGCTAATCTTGCGAACTTGTAATTATTTAGAGAAGTTTGCAGAGGAACTGATTCAAGATATTGACAAAGGAACGATCTCCAGCCGGCTAGAACTGGAACCCGAAATTAGAGCGCAATTAGAACAGCAATGGTCAGCCAATCCAAACCGGGCGCGTCAGTTGCGAGAAATCTTAAAATCTGAAGGCCGGCTCACTCCCAAACTCGCTTGGCCAGATATTTCTTTTGTTGCCAACGCACGCGGCGGAACCTCAGATTTTTATTTTGAAAGATTCCCTACTTATTTTGAAAATACTCCGATTTTTGGGGCTGTTTTCTCATCAGCCGAAGGAATGTTTAGCATCTATCCAGATGTCAACACAGATGGCAGCGTTTTAGCAATTGAAAGCGGATTTTTTGAATTTATTCCAGAAGATCAGTGGGACGAAGAACATCCAAAAACCTTACTCGCCACAGAAGTTAAAGCCGGCCAGCGCTATCGCATACTCACAACCAACTATGGCGGTTTCTACCGATACGATATTGGCGATGTCATCGAAGTTGTGGGATTTTATGAAACGACTCCCTTAATTGTCTTTCGCTATCGACGAGCGGGGCAAATTTCCTCCACAACCGAAAAGACAACCGAAGCTCACGCCACACAAGTTATGAAAGCCTTGCAGCAAGAATTTAAGATTCCCTTAGAAGACTTCTGCATTACATTATCTGACAACGACTTCCCAGCGCGATATTTAATTAATATCGAACTCGCTGCCGGTTATCAATTGGAGAATCCTCAAGCCTTTTTAGAAACTTGCGACCGCAAACTTCAAGAAGTCAATACTCACTATGAAATCTCTCGCAAAGATCCGATTCCGCCGCCAAGATTGAGAATTTTAGCACCCGGAAGTTTTGGGATCGTGCGCCAGCGTCAGATAGAAAAAGGCATTCCCGATTCCCAACTCAAATTTCCTCATATTAGTGAAGACCGGCAATTTCTTGCCGGCTTAGTCATAGAACAGGAAATCCGAATGAGCGAAGACAATTAA
- a CDS encoding aromatic ring-hydroxylating dioxygenase subunit alpha — protein MELATTLKSQTVQNQVREVGINPNHWYGVGWADRLRVGQIMPVVIWQQTIAVYRDETGELHALEDVCPHKGIALHKGQVQGRHLACGYHGWEFDGSGQCVSIPYLPPTQKLPCAKARSYAIAEKYNVIWIFPGDSEEAANYALPDMPEFDDPDWFMVPVSAYFRAHFSMCNENSMDVFHGYLHRNLQGWFDPVLLSLRETDAAVCAEYKVSYKSRMAKFLGLTDKGNEVTTRVVSTDYRYPNFYSSLEGVSTLYLMRLPVGPTESRSCALFFFKVPLPKWLLNPLKPLLSTLLQRFFLLKFLAQDIEMVESEQQSYLANPRRRYVEINPAIIAVQRLIIRQYEQFVQKSSQPKNNASGNSKESVPLSKGMASGQAELTKETSIG, from the coding sequence ATGGAACTGGCTACAACTTTAAAAAGCCAGACAGTTCAGAACCAAGTCCGAGAAGTCGGAATCAACCCAAATCATTGGTATGGCGTTGGTTGGGCAGATCGGCTGCGAGTCGGTCAAATCATGCCGGTCGTGATTTGGCAACAAACGATTGCGGTTTACCGCGATGAAACCGGCGAACTCCACGCCCTAGAGGATGTCTGCCCTCACAAAGGCATCGCCCTGCATAAAGGCCAAGTCCAAGGACGCCACCTCGCTTGTGGGTATCATGGCTGGGAATTTGACGGCAGCGGCCAGTGCGTCAGCATTCCCTACCTCCCTCCAACGCAAAAACTTCCCTGCGCCAAAGCCCGCAGCTATGCCATTGCGGAAAAATATAATGTCATTTGGATCTTTCCTGGCGATTCGGAAGAAGCTGCTAACTACGCGCTGCCCGATATGCCAGAATTTGATGATCCTGACTGGTTCATGGTGCCGGTGAGCGCCTACTTCAGAGCACATTTTTCCATGTGCAATGAAAATTCAATGGACGTTTTTCACGGTTATTTGCACCGCAACTTACAGGGGTGGTTCGATCCGGTTTTGCTGAGTTTGCGGGAGACGGACGCAGCGGTTTGCGCTGAGTACAAAGTCTCCTATAAAAGTCGCATGGCCAAGTTTTTAGGCTTGACCGACAAGGGAAATGAAGTGACCACCCGCGTCGTCTCAACCGATTACCGCTATCCCAATTTTTACAGCTCTTTGGAAGGCGTTTCCACGCTGTATCTGATGCGGTTGCCGGTGGGTCCAACAGAAAGCCGGTCTTGCGCTCTATTCTTTTTTAAAGTTCCCCTGCCAAAATGGCTTCTCAATCCACTCAAACCTTTACTAAGCACGCTGCTTCAGCGCTTTTTTCTGCTGAAATTTCTTGCCCAAGATATTGAGATGGTTGAAAGCGAACAACAAAGCTATCTGGCCAACCCGCGCCGGCGCTATGTGGAAATCAATCCAGCGATTATTGCCGTTCAACGGTTGATTATTCGGCAGTATGAGCAATTTGTGCAAAAATCTAGTCAACCGAAAAACAATGCGAGCGGAAACTCCAAAGAATCTGTTCCGCTGTCTAAGGGCATGGCCTCAGGCCAAGCTGAGTTAACAAAAGAAACTTCAATTGGATGA
- a CDS encoding sterol desaturase family protein, translating to MIAIACFIIAFILASLVEYWMHRLMHVSPKIGERHRDHHRRNEGQGVIWEFRDYIKGTGLVLALMFFYSLEAGIGWCLGGVAYAAFSAYAHQLQHENPKACFWMKMPVHYVHHKYNMWHHNFGLAVDWWDHVFGTYKPVEWLTEEEMTQPPRNYLQLRWW from the coding sequence ATGATCGCAATCGCCTGTTTTATCATTGCCTTTATCTTGGCAAGTTTAGTGGAATATTGGATGCACCGCTTAATGCACGTCTCGCCTAAAATTGGCGAACGTCACCGCGATCACCACCGGCGCAACGAAGGCCAAGGCGTGATCTGGGAATTTCGGGACTATATTAAGGGGACTGGCCTTGTTCTGGCCCTAATGTTTTTCTACTCCCTAGAAGCCGGTATCGGTTGGTGTCTGGGCGGAGTGGCTTATGCAGCCTTTTCAGCTTATGCCCACCAACTACAGCACGAAAACCCAAAAGCGTGCTTTTGGATGAAGATGCCGGTTCACTATGTCCACCACAAATACAATATGTGGCACCACAACTTCGGTCTAGCAGTTGATTGGTGGGATCATGTCTTTGGCACCTACAAGCCGGTGGAATGGCTAACTGAAGAGGAAATGACTCAACCACCACGAAATTACTTACAACTGCGCTGGTGGTAG
- a CDS encoding amidohydrolase family protein, whose translation MYDGLLVIDADAHKIENPLIMRDYLEPEYRDRLGLVVDSLGDQRARVMDFNPATGKKDFMRMFPQPQGFGKGGFRNLHPDTTLGALFNQRRVEHMDQEGVDVQVIYGTLNLIFSSILDKDFGVALCKAYNSYIADDCRKYSDRLKPIGVLPLQDVNEAVAEMHRCVNELGMIGVAVAPNMPIPHPKAPDAFPEIRACKTISHPDFHPILQAAVDLDIALGVHGGPGSYMVGGISDYTETFILTHIFVQRNQQQLALARMVFDGAFEKFPTLRVGFLEGGCGWLPDLAHSFHEHWEKRIRDFDPKHPYRPSLMEFTKLLIQERGSNNVNIISQAKNLFDLMWNAQNDPTKIDDASLYEHYDLRHRDPLEYFERGQIFTSFESDDPGPAYLPTAMGEIGKHLACFSGDYGHWDGVLKNCVKDAAEVTNYDRQHLGLLLGGNALALYGERLRQSLPANQMVHA comes from the coding sequence ATGTACGACGGCTTACTGGTGATTGATGCCGATGCTCATAAGATAGAAAATCCCCTGATTATGCGGGATTATTTGGAACCAGAGTATCGCGACCGGCTCGGTTTAGTTGTCGATAGCCTCGGCGATCAACGGGCAAGAGTCATGGACTTTAACCCAGCCACCGGCAAAAAAGACTTTATGCGGATGTTCCCCCAACCGCAGGGTTTCGGTAAAGGCGGCTTTCGCAACCTCCACCCAGATACAACCTTAGGCGCTTTGTTCAATCAGCGCCGGGTTGAACACATGGATCAAGAAGGCGTAGATGTCCAAGTGATCTACGGCACCCTAAATCTAATCTTCTCCAGCATTTTGGATAAAGATTTCGGGGTTGCGTTGTGCAAAGCTTACAACAGCTATATCGCCGATGATTGCCGCAAGTACAGTGATCGGCTCAAACCAATTGGTGTTTTGCCGCTTCAAGATGTGAATGAAGCCGTAGCAGAAATGCACCGATGTGTTAATGAATTGGGCATGATTGGCGTTGCAGTTGCCCCCAATATGCCGATCCCTCATCCCAAAGCACCCGATGCTTTCCCGGAAATCCGCGCTTGCAAAACCATCAGCCATCCTGACTTCCACCCCATTTTACAAGCTGCCGTAGACCTGGATATCGCCCTAGGCGTACACGGTGGCCCAGGTTCCTATATGGTGGGTGGGATTTCAGACTACACCGAAACTTTCATCCTCACTCACATTTTCGTGCAGCGAAATCAGCAGCAATTAGCGCTCGCGCGGATGGTGTTTGATGGGGCTTTTGAGAAATTCCCCACTCTGCGAGTTGGCTTTTTAGAAGGTGGTTGCGGTTGGCTGCCAGATTTGGCCCATTCTTTCCACGAACACTGGGAAAAACGCATTCGAGACTTTGATCCCAAGCATCCCTATCGCCCCTCTTTGATGGAGTTTACCAAGTTGCTCATTCAGGAGCGTGGGAGCAATAATGTCAATATTATCTCTCAGGCGAAAAATCTTTTCGATTTGATGTGGAATGCTCAAAACGATCCCACAAAAATCGATGATGCCAGCTTGTACGAGCACTACGATTTGCGTCACCGCGATCCTCTGGAATATTTTGAACGGGGTCAGATTTTTACCTCGTTTGAATCTGACGATCCGGGACCGGCTTATCTGCCGACGGCGATGGGTGAAATTGGCAAGCATTTGGCTTGCTTCTCAGGCGATTATGGTCACTGGGATGGGGTTCTGAAAAATTGCGTCAAAGATGCGGCTGAGGTGACAAATTACGACCGGCAGCATCTCGGATTGCTGTTAGGTGGCAATGCGTTAGCGTTGTATGGCGAACGTTTGCGCCAATCTCTGCCGGCAAACCAAATGGTTCATGCCTAA